The DNA region GCGCTAAAATTAGCACATCAAGTGTAAGATGTAAGTTTTCAAACAATTTCACCACAACCAGAAGCTAGAAGAACCTCCATAGACTTTTTTTTAAACCCTCCGTGGACAATTTTTATAtactatatattaatttaagatAATTTAAAGTAGATGACCGAAAATACCACCATTGATGGGAGATTGAGCAACTTGCTTTGTAAACTAGTCTATCATTAAGTGTAAAATGTAAGCGTTCAAAATATTTCCAGGAAAAAGAACAAATTCCATGATATGTCTTCTATATACAAATCAGGGAGATACAAAAACACTTTCCAGACATTTAATAGCAGATGACTACAACAGTAGATGACCATAAAATCTCCCTAGTCAATGGGCATTCATGTCATCGCATCAAGCATACCTGCAGATAACAGGCTGAAGAATTAAAATGGCATAACCTGAAACATTGGACCACTCAGATCTACGGACTACACGCACCTCCCAAGTTTGTTGCCGCAAATTTCAAACATATGGACTTCAGCTGCGAGCAGTGATGCTGCTCTGCTAGAGAAAGAGTTGTCGCTACTGTATCAGCACTAACATCTTCACACAATTTTGCTTCACATAGCTGTTTCAATCTATCTAACCCAAAACGGTCTGCAGCAGCTAGTAGATGCTGCATCATGATTGCATAGGTGGACATAGATGTGGAGTCAATTATTTCATGAAAAATGGGAAGACTGTCAGAGTAAATGAAGTGTAGCAGTGCCTGCACAAAATTGGATCCTCGCAATTCAATGTAGTTCATTAAGAAAGACCTGATATTTCAGATATTTCACGGTATCAaacattttgaaattttatttatttttggggGTGTTGGGAAGAAACAAATGCATTACCTTGAAAATAGAAGGTTCAATATCTTCGAGTTCTACTTTGTCACTATTAGGATTTCCAACATGACCAAAAAATTGTGCTCTAAATACAGGAGAACGAGCAGCAAGTATCAATTTATGGGCCTTGAATGTCTCTTCCCCAACTTGGAAAACTACATCACAGCTAAGTTCAGTATCCAGCAAGTACTTGAAACTCTGACCCATGTCTGATGGTGGGACGAGAACATTGTAAGATTTTGGTCCTTCTACACGAGTTCTAACAACTCCCACAGTAcaatgcatggcaagacaatcaTCCTTCAGAAAATCAGAAGCTTCTAACGAAGTCCTCCTAAAAAACCGTTTGTATCCCCTGCAAAGCAAGCAAGTAGAGCTTATTAATAGTTGGGAGCAATAAGCCATTCAAATAGATCAAAGAATTCGGTATAAGGAGAAtcagataatttttttttcaattccaTCCAATCACCAATTCCACACACAGTAAATGCACTCTCTTTACTTAAAAGAACAACAAAAAATTATCGACAAATAAGCAGAAACTTacaaaaaattatccaacgaaaAGTAATACTTCTTTTCCTGTATCAAATAAcatcaatttttctttttctattttttaaaaaagtaattGAATTCCAAATCATTGCAAGTGTAGTGCTGAATGAATGAGAATTTCAATGCTACTAACACTAATAGACACAGGTATTTGTGGGTTCTGTTGAGCTCAATAATTCTATCACTCCTCAGCCTCAACTACACTTCTGCGTAGCTAAATTATGAATACACAAACAACTCAATTTTCGTTTAGGATAATTTGATAAAAT from Primulina tabacum isolate GXHZ01 chromosome 14, ASM2559414v2, whole genome shotgun sequence includes:
- the LOC142524097 gene encoding BTB/POZ and MATH domain-containing protein 3-like isoform X2, with the translated sequence MIVNPYNSLDSSSKSINETVDGSHHFTIRGYSLAKGMGPGKYISSDTFSVGGYEWAIYFYPDGKNVEDSSLYVSVFIALASEGTDVRALFELTLLDQSGKGKHKVHSHFDRALESGPYSLKYRGSMWGYKRFFRRTSLEASDFLKDDCLAMHCTVGVVRTRVEGPKSYNVLVPPSDMGQSFKYLLDTELSCDVVFQVGEETFKAHKLILAARSPVFRAQFFGHVGNPNSDKVELEDIEPSIFKALLHFIYSDSLPIFHEIIDSTSMSTYAIMMQHLLAAADRFGLDRLKQLCEAKLCEDVSADTVATTLSLAEQHHCSQLKSICLKFAATNLGGACSP
- the LOC142524097 gene encoding BTB/POZ and MATH domain-containing protein 3-like isoform X1 — protein: MIVNPYNSLDSSSKSINETVDGSHHFTIRGYSLAKGMGPGKYISSDTFSVGGYEWAIYFYPDGKNVEDSSLYVSVFIALASEGTDVRALFELTLLDQSGKGKHKVHSHFDRALESGPYSLKYRGSMWGYKRFFRRTSLEASDFLKDDCLAMHCTVGVVRTRVEGPKSYNVLVPPSDMGQSFKYLLDTELSCDVVFQVGEETFKAHKLILAARSPVFRAQFFGHVGNPNSDKVELEDIEPSIFKALLHFIYSDSLPIFHEIIDSTSMSTYAIMMQHLLAAADRFGLDRLKQLCEAKLCEDVSADTVATTLSLAEQHHCSQLKSICLKFAATNLGVVMESEGFKHLEESCPSLLSELLETVALVDEKSNLVSGKKRSGSSIFGLDLAADGGGVAESGNPSGRRLCRRI